One Pantoea trifolii genomic region harbors:
- a CDS encoding methyl-accepting chemotaxis protein codes for MFGVKKSSLTLPFYKSGDVVKDINAIKQHVAWIEFTPNGEILTANHLFLATTGYQLNEIQGKHHRIFCSRQHSQSSRYLAFWQTLASGESVTGIFERFNKLGQRFYLSATYFPVSDDKGHVYKVIKVASDITERHQELEHKEAVITALDLSMAVIEFTPDGQILTANSNFLKHMGYELAAVIGQHHRIFCFDNFYRENPDFWRKMAKGEHFVGRFERKTASGERIWLEASYNPVYDADGKVYKVIKIASDITARVEAAKRVADIALTTSEETSQITDNANEVLDETIRNSGLVAVQVNAATAIGAELNASAKSISEVVETINLIASQTNILALNAAIESARAGEAGRGFSVVAGEVRRLAASTSSATKQITQVVEHNASLIAQMEQQLNEVKQFVVTEQDKISVLSRSLREINSGVHEFVNVIHRLDV; via the coding sequence ATGTTTGGTGTGAAAAAGTCGAGTCTTACCTTGCCGTTTTATAAAAGTGGCGATGTGGTTAAAGATATCAATGCGATCAAACAGCATGTGGCATGGATCGAATTTACGCCCAACGGCGAGATTCTTACTGCCAATCATCTCTTCCTTGCCACCACCGGCTACCAGCTGAATGAGATTCAGGGGAAACATCACCGCATCTTCTGCAGCCGGCAACACAGCCAATCCTCACGCTACCTCGCTTTCTGGCAAACGCTGGCGTCGGGCGAATCGGTGACCGGCATCTTTGAACGCTTCAATAAGCTAGGCCAGCGCTTCTATCTCAGCGCCACCTATTTTCCGGTGAGCGATGACAAAGGCCATGTTTACAAAGTGATCAAGGTGGCGTCAGATATTACAGAACGGCACCAGGAGCTGGAGCATAAAGAAGCGGTGATCACCGCGTTGGATCTTTCCATGGCGGTCATTGAATTTACGCCAGATGGACAAATCCTCACGGCGAATAGCAACTTTCTAAAGCATATGGGATATGAGCTGGCTGCCGTTATTGGTCAACATCATCGTATTTTCTGCTTCGATAACTTCTACCGCGAAAATCCGGACTTCTGGCGCAAGATGGCCAAAGGTGAACACTTTGTTGGCCGCTTCGAACGCAAAACCGCCAGCGGTGAACGCATCTGGCTTGAAGCCAGCTACAACCCGGTTTATGACGCGGATGGCAAGGTCTACAAGGTGATCAAAATCGCCTCGGATATCACCGCGCGCGTGGAAGCTGCCAAGCGTGTGGCCGACATCGCGCTGACCACGTCTGAAGAGACCTCACAAATCACCGACAACGCCAATGAAGTGCTGGATGAAACCATCCGCAATTCCGGTCTGGTGGCGGTGCAGGTGAATGCGGCGACGGCAATTGGTGCCGAGCTCAATGCCTCGGCGAAGAGCATTAGCGAGGTAGTCGAGACCATCAACCTGATTGCTTCACAAACCAATATTCTGGCGCTAAATGCGGCGATTGAGTCGGCGCGCGCGGGTGAAGCGGGCCGTGGATTCAGCGTGGTGGCGGGCGAAGTGCGGCGTTTGGCGGCATCCACCTCCAGCGCCACCAAGCAGATTACGCAGGTGGTGGAACACAACGCCAGTTTGATTGCGCAGATGGAGCAACAGCTTAATGAGGTGAAGCAGTTTGTGGTGACCGAGCAGGATAAAATCAGCGTGCTGTCACGCAGCCTGCGGGAAATTAACAGCGGCGTACATGAGTTTGTGAACGTGATTCATCGGTTAGATGTGTAA
- a CDS encoding autotransporter outer membrane beta-barrel domain-containing protein, which translates to MNNHKSALSAVAIATFSALLTPAPALAWDSLTVFGDSLSDSGNVGRFTFDGAQHPLYDEILAAHLGEDLQRSTLGGSNYAQGGAVSVPKLDPELNTQDQLAGYLASTGGRADNNGLYIHWVGANDIAAAVTNPLTASETISNSANQSVAQIKTLLDAGAGAVIVPTVPQLGSTPYMIQTVLRVLGTAATPAMVAAFQSLDSVTTPDKAARQQAVQDAFTQAAGEVSSVPAVRDALAQQLYSAWQELSEQVTALSDGYNQQEEAGLATLNGNIVRVDIAGLFDEVIANPTQYGLTNTIGIACPIGTSADECQSSTPGFSSAQDYLFADRLHPSPAVHAMIADYIQSILDAPAQVAALSQSPLMMARDTQNTLDGHLQQQRQQPASAGKFTVFGGYAGQHVDYQGDSWSDGNANTTNLTLGIGYQITDNWQTGVLFSNTNQRQEPSSNYDYKLRGNLVALYSQLTVFDQGWINADLHYADLDFDSIERDIHIGPAKRTEQGSTSGKLLGMRVQTGWTLPITENLSTGPVASYALDYGRVGGYSENSDSSTAMRYSDQTTHSQIGSVGWRIDSKQWVVNPWAQVSYNHQFGDTDSTVRAGLKSTRTSFERSVEARDKNWLDLSLGANVPLGETVNAFAGVSTVGGNSDYHQVTWNVGVNATF; encoded by the coding sequence ATGAACAACCACAAATCTGCGCTTTCTGCTGTCGCCATCGCTACCTTCAGCGCGTTGCTGACGCCAGCTCCGGCGCTGGCATGGGATAGCCTGACCGTGTTTGGCGATAGCCTGAGTGATAGCGGCAACGTGGGCCGCTTTACCTTCGACGGTGCACAACATCCTTTATATGACGAGATTCTTGCCGCGCATTTGGGCGAGGACTTGCAGCGATCTACACTGGGCGGCAGCAATTATGCGCAGGGCGGCGCGGTGTCGGTGCCGAAGCTCGATCCGGAATTAAATACTCAGGATCAACTGGCGGGATACCTCGCCTCAACCGGCGGCCGCGCTGACAACAACGGTTTGTACATCCATTGGGTCGGTGCCAACGACATCGCCGCTGCCGTCACCAATCCGTTAACCGCCAGTGAAACCATCAGCAACAGCGCCAATCAATCGGTTGCACAGATCAAAACGTTGCTGGATGCTGGCGCGGGAGCGGTAATTGTGCCAACCGTACCGCAACTCGGTTCAACGCCTTATATGATCCAAACGGTGCTGCGCGTGTTAGGCACCGCAGCCACGCCAGCGATGGTGGCGGCGTTTCAGTCGCTGGATAGCGTCACCACGCCAGATAAAGCCGCGCGGCAACAGGCGGTGCAGGATGCGTTTACGCAAGCCGCGGGCGAAGTCTCTTCTGTTCCGGCGGTGCGCGACGCGCTGGCGCAGCAGCTTTACAGCGCATGGCAAGAACTCAGCGAGCAGGTTACTGCGCTCTCCGACGGCTATAACCAGCAGGAAGAAGCGGGACTGGCGACTCTGAATGGCAACATCGTGCGTGTTGATATAGCCGGGCTGTTTGATGAAGTGATCGCTAATCCCACGCAATATGGCCTCACCAACACTATCGGCATCGCGTGTCCGATTGGGACGTCAGCGGATGAGTGTCAATCCAGCACGCCGGGTTTTTCCAGCGCGCAGGATTATCTGTTTGCCGATCGCCTGCATCCAAGTCCAGCGGTGCACGCGATGATCGCCGATTACATTCAGTCGATTCTGGATGCGCCAGCGCAAGTGGCGGCGCTGTCACAATCGCCACTGATGATGGCGCGCGATACGCAAAACACGTTGGATGGGCATTTGCAGCAACAGCGTCAGCAGCCTGCCAGCGCCGGAAAGTTCACGGTATTTGGCGGCTATGCCGGGCAACATGTCGATTATCAGGGCGACAGCTGGAGCGACGGAAATGCCAACACCACCAACTTAACGCTGGGTATCGGCTATCAGATCACCGACAACTGGCAAACGGGTGTGCTGTTCTCCAACACCAATCAGCGCCAGGAACCTTCGTCGAACTACGACTATAAACTGCGCGGCAATCTGGTGGCGCTTTATAGCCAGCTGACGGTGTTCGATCAGGGCTGGATTAACGCCGATCTGCATTATGCCGATCTCGATTTCGACAGCATCGAGCGTGATATCCACATCGGCCCGGCCAAACGTACCGAGCAGGGTAGCACCAGCGGTAAATTGCTCGGCATGCGCGTGCAGACTGGCTGGACGCTGCCAATTACTGAAAATCTCAGCACCGGGCCGGTTGCCAGTTACGCGCTGGATTACGGTCGCGTCGGCGGCTACAGCGAGAACAGTGATAGCAGCACCGCGATGCGCTACTCCGATCAAACCACCCATTCACAGATTGGCTCAGTGGGTTGGCGCATCGACAGCAAACAGTGGGTGGTTAATCCCTGGGCACAGGTGAGCTACAACCATCAGTTTGGCGATACCGATTCCACGGTGCGTGCCGGATTGAAATCGACGCGTACTTCGTTTGAACGCAGCGTTGAGGCGCGCGATAAAAACTGGCTGGATCTGTCGCTAGGTGCCAACGTGCCGCTCGGCGAAACGGTGAATGCGTTTGCCGGGGTTTCAACCGTCGGTGGGAATAGCGATTACCATCAGGTGACCTGGAATGTCGGTGTGAACGCCACGTTCTAA
- a CDS encoding cupin domain-containing protein, whose translation MKKVNISDEATDAQDADIGSRLKRIRKARNMTITDLAQLANVSAGAISQIERNLTNPTVRVLEQLRLVLKVPLSAFLEENQTNLRGAEHYVRRAVERPHFNVGKRGISKEMLSPSGDHDLQFMFINVPPGVRSDEMLMGKGEKAGLVMEGELTLEIDGDSAILTAGDSFQFQSHLPHNIFNHSASEARVLWIMHIPSEHHL comes from the coding sequence GTGAATATCAGTGACGAAGCAACGGATGCGCAGGACGCGGATATTGGATCGCGCCTGAAACGGATTCGTAAGGCGCGCAATATGACCATCACTGATTTGGCGCAGCTGGCGAATGTGTCTGCTGGCGCTATCAGCCAGATCGAGCGCAACCTGACCAATCCCACCGTGCGCGTGTTAGAGCAGCTGAGATTAGTGTTGAAAGTGCCACTTTCAGCCTTTCTTGAAGAGAATCAAACCAACCTGCGCGGCGCGGAACATTATGTGCGTCGCGCCGTTGAGCGGCCGCATTTCAATGTCGGCAAGCGCGGGATCTCCAAGGAGATGTTGTCGCCGTCAGGCGATCACGATTTGCAGTTTATGTTCATCAATGTGCCGCCGGGCGTGCGTTCCGATGAGATGTTAATGGGCAAGGGCGAGAAGGCCGGTTTGGTGATGGAAGGTGAGCTAACGCTGGAGATTGATGGCGACAGCGCCATCTTAACTGCGGGCGACAGCTTCCAGTTCCAGAGCCATTTACCGCACAACATTTTTAACCATAGCGCGAGTGAAGCCAGAGTATTGTGGATCATGCACATTCCCTCTGAACATCATTTGTGA
- a CDS encoding NAD(P)/FAD-dependent oxidoreductase codes for MRIKINAVADSERFPESVDVIVIGGGIIGTSVSYELAKQGVSVALFEKGVIGGEQSGRNWGWVRQQNRDLYELPMAMRSLQRWDELSSEIGLDLGFSRQGITYGTQSESDLARWEAWGKQAKQIGFVSHLMTAQETRERIGNNSPWIGGVWSPSDGRAEPSLAAPAIATGAKNLGASIQQNCAVRGLDVSGGRVTGVWTERGLVKANRVICCGGAWSSRFCKQYGIELPSANILGTAFKTTAAPEVIKGCLSTGGLCIRRRQDGSYTVALSGRGQIDLAPQNIRYATKFYPMFRSKIAKKLKMRINGSFFNGPEAAGSWSNQGVSPFEKIRTLDPAPDNGIVQEAMQALVQLYPELNGIKVDHAWGGWIDTTPDLVPVIDEMTSMPGLFIASGFSGHGFGIGPGAGLLCAQMVNNKPLFTDMKPYSLARFAKGQAIREPQMM; via the coding sequence ATGCGTATAAAAATCAATGCAGTAGCAGACAGTGAACGCTTTCCCGAATCCGTTGATGTGATAGTCATTGGCGGCGGCATTATTGGCACGTCGGTGAGTTACGAACTGGCAAAACAGGGCGTTTCCGTGGCGCTGTTTGAAAAGGGCGTGATCGGCGGCGAGCAATCCGGTCGTAACTGGGGCTGGGTGCGCCAGCAAAACCGCGACCTGTATGAGCTGCCGATGGCGATGCGCAGTTTGCAGCGCTGGGACGAGTTGAGCAGCGAAATCGGCCTCGATCTCGGCTTCTCGCGTCAGGGCATTACTTACGGCACGCAGAGCGAAAGCGACCTGGCGCGCTGGGAAGCGTGGGGCAAACAGGCGAAGCAAATTGGTTTCGTTAGCCATCTGATGACTGCGCAAGAGACGCGCGAACGCATCGGCAACAATTCTCCGTGGATTGGCGGCGTGTGGTCGCCCAGCGATGGACGCGCGGAGCCGTCACTGGCGGCACCGGCAATTGCGACTGGCGCGAAAAACCTTGGCGCATCAATCCAGCAAAACTGCGCGGTGCGCGGCCTCGATGTTTCCGGCGGACGCGTGACCGGCGTCTGGACCGAGCGCGGCCTGGTGAAAGCCAATCGCGTGATCTGCTGCGGCGGCGCGTGGAGCTCACGCTTCTGCAAGCAATACGGCATCGAACTGCCGAGCGCCAACATTCTGGGTACCGCGTTCAAAACCACGGCGGCACCTGAAGTGATCAAAGGCTGTCTCAGCACCGGCGGGTTGTGCATCCGCCGTCGTCAGGATGGCAGCTACACCGTGGCGCTCTCCGGGCGCGGGCAGATTGACCTCGCACCGCAAAACATCCGTTACGCCACCAAGTTTTATCCGATGTTTCGCAGCAAGATCGCTAAGAAGCTGAAGATGCGCATCAATGGCTCGTTCTTCAACGGCCCGGAAGCCGCCGGTTCATGGTCTAACCAAGGTGTGTCGCCGTTTGAGAAGATTCGTACTCTCGATCCGGCACCGGATAACGGCATTGTGCAGGAAGCAATGCAGGCGCTGGTGCAGCTTTATCCGGAGTTGAACGGCATTAAAGTGGATCACGCGTGGGGCGGCTGGATTGATACCACGCCGGATCTGGTGCCGGTGATTGATGAGATGACCAGCATGCCGGGCTTGTTTATCGCCTCCGGCTTTAGCGGCCACGGTTTTGGTATTGGGCCGGGCGCAGGCTTGCTGTGCGCGCAGATGGTGAATAACAAACCGCTGTTCACCGATATGAAGCCGTACAGTCTGGCGCGTTTCGCCAAAGGTCAGGCGATCCGTGAACCGCAGATGATGTAA